The sequence CAAAACTTGAGTTTGAGACTTTTGTTTTGAGTTCAAATTTTGGTGAGGCTATACATAAATGTGAAGTGGCACgacaaataaaatttgtgtgaaatttactgtgcaattcttTATGTAAACAGAGACATAGTGATTCAAAttcaacataaaaataataaaaacaacaaacaaaccaCGAGTTCAAAAGGCAAATACCAAAATGGTGAATGACAGCCTCGATAATCGATTGTCGATGTCGATTGTCGATTGTCGATGTCGGTCCCCTGCATATTGGTGGCAAGAAGACTAGATAAGGGAAGAGGAACACTAGAAAGGACAATATTAACATGGTCTCTTCTTACGTTATGCAGCTTTTATCTTGCAAATTTGTTGTTTATATGCTTTCGACTCTTTGGATGATCACAAACCATGAGATGCTTGCTAGCTCCCACTCAATGAAACGTTATTTTCTTCCATCATGATTATATGCATTATGCATATGGGCCTAGTAACATAATTGAAGATATAACACCATCATATTCATATGTGATGATGTGTTTGGGAGGGGTCCCTATGAAAATAATGTCCCAACCCAACGGCACATCACTCCTAGTGATCTATAATTTCATGTCGATGATTTTGGCCTATCATTCATAAGCAATCTAGTTTGTTTATTATcacatattttgtaaataattgttgttataataaataatttaaagttCAAACTTATTAGTGTTAAAGATCTATTAGCCTAATCCTATTTTGTATCTAAGTCAAGTTTCATACTTGTATTAAAAGTCTATTAATCATAGCTATACAGGTTCATCTAaggtttaaatttttaaaaactaaaaatttattattgaaaacactgtagtaaaataatttttaaaacacaaaacactGTAGCAGTGAGTGATTGTTGCGTTTTTCATGGGTTTGGTAGTCCGTGAACAGTGCCgtgggacaaaaaaaaaaaacgcaaaatgTAACTTAATGATATATCTTTATCATCATACTAAGACaccaattatttttggaaatctcttatcaattacaaaaaactttactagttgaaacCGCAAATACAGACTAAAGAAccattcaatatatataagtataaccATTCACCAATGCGTTGTCTTGTATAACACAATACAATGTCAAATTGAGAAATAACTTCAGAACaatatcaaataattttaaattaaaaaaatagaagatccATAGGAATAGGTGACAGAGTGTGGTCTTTCAACTCAcaaaatgggattttttttttttttagtaatcaaATCAAAAGATGTTCCctcaaagtaagaaaaaaaaaaggcaaaaggcCATCACAGATACCGATTATTGGATTACTAAAAAgccaattaataattaattatgattaAAGTTGATTAACACATAATAGTATCATATATCTGGCACACGTGGGAGGGCGGCTGAATCTTCcactttattattattgggtttgctttgctttgctttgcttgaGTTGTGTTGACTGTTGAGATCTGTGAACTGTGAATAGTAATTTGTGAACATGTGCACACTTGGCAATTTACTATTGGTTTAGAAGCCTCCATCCCCGCCGTCCTTATTTCACAACGTGGCAACCTAGGAACCGTCGCTTGTTTGACACTGCTCGATTTGATTTGTTGGCTCCGCATCTTTACTCGCTTTGTTTTATCCGTGGGAAACACAAAAAACTTTGGGCTCTTTAGCAACATCgttttagtaatattatttgtatttttaaaaaagtgaaaaagtatgtaaaaatatatataatgttgtttaaaaattaaaagcaagtatttaaataaatataccAAACGGGCCCCATAATTCTTAAGAAGATAGCAATGAACATCTTtctaacaacaaaaaaaatctaccaaaaatccgattttttttaaatttaaagagGAGGGGGAATGATTTGTGCTAAATTGCTGTACCAACTAccaagtattatttttttattcttatataaaaaaatttaatttttgatattattatgtGTATTCTATCACTGAATATAAACTCGATATTCTaacaatatcaaaaaaaaaaaaactaccaaaaacccaatttttaaaaaatttaaagaggaGGGGGAATGATTTGTGCTAAATTGCGGTACCAACTATCAAgtattagttttttattcttatataaaaaaaaaagaataaatttttgatATTATGATGTGTATTCTATCACGTAATATAAGCTCGATATGTTGTTTtggatataataaaatttcaaattatgatATTTGCTTTAATTATTGGCTAtgatactaattatttttttagtgtatatatatatatacacacgatagaatttcaaattaCGATATCTGTTCTATTATGATTTTTGTAAATCATTTGGCTAAGatactaattggtttttggttttagatACGATAAAATTCCAAAGTATGATATTTgttctattataatttaaaaaaaaaatttatttggccGTAAGTAAGGTTTGAAccatatctcttattcaacgaccaatatatatatatatacacacaccgattgagttaattggaactcacaaaaaagaaaatgtaactACATATAACATATGATTCAATTGATATAATATGGACTTTGTTAAGAGCATAGTAATCAAATGACTAGAGGAAACCATGTGTATATTTATGTTTGAAACATGGTTGCTGGTTTTATGTCTGTTTGGCtagcttattttttgtcaactcattttattattttgcttattttactactattcataagtcccactgcactttttggtacttttcataagtctcactgtactatttcaactaacacttacttttatttacagtactttcaataaaaagttttcaattttaacaaaataaacagatcTCAAACACACCCTTAGAATATGAATATGGTAGGTAGAAGACTAGAAGAGGACACTAGAAATATCATTGCATCCATCCAATACAAAGCAAGTTTCTTTCTAGGTTTGGAGCTATCTATAGGGTCGATGTCGGGCCTAGTTTTATTCAGAAATTTGGATTTTGCATGGACATTGTTGTCAAATTCGAAGTGAAAATAAATTCTGACTCTTAGcatgaaacaaaaattatgactttttttatcaaaaaataaaaaattatactataacttttaaaataaacacaTTGAGAGTAAGTTTTAGTGTCTGGCGTTTAAACAGTGGAtctcatgcactgttcacgagatttacaagtataaaattcagcaaatttttttaaaaattgagtcTCATAGCACTgctcacacatttaaaaattattttttctacagtgtttttagttttcaagtACCTTGAGAGAAAATGGGAGAGATGTAAAATAAGTAGTGTTTTGATAACGGTGAAATTTTTTCCCAATGAGATTTCGATGTGGGGGTAATTTGTAAGTTTCGGAGAGCTCAAGTGGATTACTAAAGACCTATAAAAATATTGTCAGTAACAATGTTAACCTTTTAGCTCAGTGACTAGTTgaataaataaaccaaatattaaGTGGAGGAATATATCAATGTTTCGGCCAAGGGAGGCAAAGTCAATAGTTAGAAAACAAATATACTTTccatgctctgataccaatgaagtaaaaataattagaactcccaacatgaaacaaaaaatgaaaaaattataaggctttctaaaaaataaaaaaaaattatacatcgAGAGAAAATGGGACTAAAAAGAGATCGAGTTtggataataatgaatttttttttgtctacaaACCACAATGAAGTTTAAGGGTAAGGTATAATTTATACATTATAGCGAGCTatttaaaaacccaaaaaatattttatgttgatTTCTGTTCTTATAACTTTAGATTAGAATCTTATTGTTCCCATATCACCTTACTGCCCCCACTCATAAGCAACTATGACCAAACAtccaatcaaaattattttcaaatattttattaatagttTAGTAAATACTCATACACAACACTTTGCAAGTttgtaagtgaaaaaaaaaaaattaatcattagACATTGAGAGTTAATTGGTGGCCACGCAATTTACCAAAACCAGTGACTTTCTTTGCTAACTTTGAGTGATATTCTAGTAACTGATCTACCAATACGACAATGAGTGATATAGTTGTCGCCACTTGCCACCGGTTGATCATTAGACATTGAGAGTTAATTGGTGGCCACGCTATTTACCAAAACCAGTGACTTTCTTTGCAAACTTTGAGTGATATTCTAATAACTGATCTACCAATACGACAATGAGTGATATAGTATGGGGGATGTTGTTTGACGACAAAATGATGTTTGTGCTTTGTGGGGCTTAATTTATGTGGGTTAGCTAGTCATTCAATAGTGCATGCTATAACTATATATGCCGACATGATCTAAATGCCCTTTCGCATTCAGGTTCATGGAAACCTTAATTTGTATCTATCTAACTAAGCCGACATCTAAATTgttatatttgatttatttttaggactcctataataattatatattcttctCAAACTATCCTTAggtttaaaaatattatatcgAAATTACCCATGCATCACTTTTCCATGGCGccttacaaataaaataaaaaaaatcattatatcaGTCGTGGATGTATGAAGTCAAATCTtctaaaataatagttttatcatatattatgaaaataattatatccaatattttttaatgatttagaAGGACATCATGCATTGCCAATCAACATTGTTTATTTACAATTAGACATGAAAATGATGCATTTTACCCACCAATCTCAAAAGATTAACAAAAACGctactaaaaatttaaagatagtTTTAGGAGCTTTAATATCATTACAAACAATTGTGTGAGcttcaattaaaaatatgaacatTATTAAAACGTGTTGATTGTAAGATGTAAGGAACATAGGTTAActcttcatcaaaaaaaaaaaaaaaaaaaaaaaaaaatatatatatatatatatatatatatattgccgGATCTCATCGAGATCTAGCCGGATCTCGACGAGATTTGGCTGGATCTCGCCGGATCTACGTTTGAGAGTGGCGGATCTCGGTCGAGCCAGTTGGATTTGATTTTTCATGTGAAGACTTGCTAATCGACCCATAGGATTTGGTTTCTAGACATGTAGACCCGCTGCCGTCCATCGTTGGAGTTTGGTTGGACAGTTTTTGGTTCGAGCCTGGGTGGTATGGTCGGATTGGCTGGGGTGTGGGTAAGCTTGGACACCCCTAGACAAAGCCATATTTGATTTGGGTTAATTTCTATGTGATGCTAATCTACGTGCACATGCTAGTGTACTCAATCAAGCTATAGGTGTGCCtaggttgggttgaaaaaaaattcaacctgATTCAACCCACCTGTATCAACTTGGATCCATAGGTTGgacaagttttattttattttaattgagcATTAAATATTACTACTAACACAAATAAGAACAAACTTATAACTTAATAAACCAGAGTATTAGCATCAAActaacacaaactattttattaatgtTTTATAGTTTAAACTAATACAAATAACAACAAATTTATATTGGTAGTTCATCAAATTAGCACAATTAAtccaatcaaatcaaatttcatttagTTATTAAGAATAAGATAACAAATAGTTCTATCTCAACTCAgttgagaaacaaaataaacatgaattagttttattattctatatttaGTAGAATACTATATAGTTCTATCCCAACTCAATTGATAAACAAaagagtaaataataaaatcatattttatatatatgtgtgtgtgtgtgcgcgcgcgtgggggggggggggggttggatTGGGTTAGGTAGATTTGTGAATCTAGTAACCCACACCTAAATAGATCCAtcataaaaaagatttttacatTCTAATTAAACCCACAAACCCctaaaaataaaccaaaccTAGCGGGTTGAGTTTGATTGGGTTAGTTTTAGTGAATTGGTAGGTGGGTTGCACACTCCTAATTCAATCTATTTTTGGCTTTACACCCTTAATTCAAGCCATTTTCTAACGGGGAATTGGTGGAGTATAAGGAGCAAAAAATTGCTCAACCATATTGATTTGTGTGCCTACGACTAATGAATCTAGGATAGGTGCATTTTTAGGTTTGACAGACTTGCACTAAAgttattaattgaaaatttaataaaattcaataaaaaaatgtcaaaatgtcTTTCTATATTTatactaataaaattatcactattatttctattttgataGTTGGCGAGTTTGAATTATAGATGGTCCTCTTAGAAAtattaaacattttgttttcAACTTTACATGAGTAATTCTAATACTTCATCTCTAAACACGCTAAATATGACCGTTATTCATTTCTTATGGTCCCATTAGCATTTCAAATTATCTTGAATAgacaagataaaatttaaaacttataacATATAACTACATATTTTATGATGAGGGTTGTTTAACTGAACATGAGACGAATATTTCAAtgtattttctttcaaaaaaaaaaaaagaaaagaagaagaagataggatAAGAGTTTGTGAATTGAATATTTAGAAGTTTTTAGAACCCAAAAATAGGATAGAGAAGTTGCAAAGGCGCGTGGAGCGAAGAGGATGTCGGCAGCAGTAgccaagaataaaaaaaaggggcacATGGAACACTTTGGCTTTGCCACGTAGTTCCtgcatttattatgatttctATTTAGAGTATAAATTTTCTATCTCACTCTTCTTAGTTTAGCATAcactttataaataaaaatatgtcacatatccatctattttattaaatgctaaatttatgctttttattatttcaattgCCTAAATATTatgagttatttatttatttattttaaaaaattaaaataataaaagttataaattttgtatttaataaaaaagatagaCATATGACATGTTTTTATTGGTGAAATATATAGTAGAATAGGAAGAGTAATTTAGACTCATCTAtctcaacaacaaaacaagaaaagtgAAAGACTTTATTAATTTACACACTTTGTTAAGGAACCGCGAATATTAGGAATTATAGGATTATTTCATTTTCACGTATCCAATGCATGGACAGCACGTGGGAACCGTACGTGTGACTGACTCTATATATTCTCCTGTTTCTCCTTGCACTCTCTTCTATCAttcaacacaacacaacacaacacaacacaaaacaaaacagcaCATAAGTTTAGTTATTGGATCATCATCAATTACCAATTTTCATATACTACTCttttttccaacaaaaagaaaagaaatatgaCAGCTGCTACCTGCATAGATATCATCTTGGCCATTATTTTGCCTCCTCTTGGTGTTTTCCTCAAGTTTGGTTGCCGGGTACCTAAttcattcattttctttatttcatttcatttcatatatttttatatttctttcttattcattttttatgtgGTTGATTATTAATTCAGGTCGAgttttggatttgtttgttGCTGACCATTTTGGGCTATATCCCTGGGATACTTTATGCTCTCTATATTATCACCAAGTGAACTTCAATCTTTGTAAGCGCCCATTCACCTCTCTCTGTCTCCCTCCCCTTTGcttctgttttatttttatatttcgtataaccatttttttaatgctaagcTAAATTCTTTTTTGActgaaaatggtaaaatatttctaaaagagggatatattaaaacaaaaaatttgttatctattaaaataatacttaattttctaaaatagcCAATCTCCATTTGATGTGTTCTTTTTGCATAATTGAATATACAAGATAGCATAGTCACTttacaaatataataatttgaCTTCACGAGAATAAGAGTTTGTAAAATGTGGGGCAAGAGCggtttttttagagtttcaatctatggcgTTTGTTCGTGactcaagacaccaatcagtttttgcttacataatagttctttattatcagaccaagacactaattagtttttggtgttgatccagatctcttatacaatcatCAGTAATTTTACTAGCTGCGTTTCAATTTATGGCGTTTGTTCGTGACTCAAggcaccaattagtttttgctTACACAATCGTTTTTTATTATCAGGCTAagacactaattagtttttggtgttaATCCAgatcttctatatatataaccatCAGTAACTTTACTAGCTGGAACCCACGATAAAGGCCGGGTTCAAAACTATATATTATAGATAAGTTACTTTCTATATATACACAAGATAAAGTATTTCAGATGGATGAGTTAGTTTCTATATATATCGATACGTTTACTCTTTTTGTATAGGACGGTGGGTAAGCTATAATGATTAAAATTTGTGtccctccaaaaaaagaaaaaaaaaatatcaataaaaaattcataaaggTAAATTGTTATGGGGTATGAGAAATCAACATGGAAAAAGAACTCGCTTGAAATTGCAATTTGATCGTTTGTCTGATGGTGTGTTGTTGACTGAAAATAGGGAgaatgaaaaatagaaagagaaaaatagggtgaaaaatgttgttttttactatttggttgagaaagaaaaatagaagaaatagAAAATAGGGGAGAAAGTTTTTCATCTTGCCTcactttttttatcctttcaaattggaagaaaaatgtaaagggaaaaatgatgagaaatttattttatataaataccCTTTTACCTACCTataatagttaatttatataaattacatgttttattcttctatttttctctctaaccaaacaaaagagttttttaccctctcactttttcactctCCAAACTATGTATAATAGttcatttatataaattatattttctatttttttccaaaatataatagttaatttatataaattacatttttcatcttttcatttttctttccaacaaaacaaaagaaattttcatcCTCACTTTTTcacctctccaaccaaacacataaagagaaaaaattaaatattttcaatcttCCCATAATTTTTTATCGTTCTACTTTTTCACCCCTCTACtcttccaaccaaacggacccaaCAAGTTTGAATTAACAACTTCTTTTTGAATTAACAACTTCTTTTATGGTAACAAGTAGATGATTTGTTAATGTATTtgtaaaagtaaaaacaaaagcGGAGAGGCCCCAAATGTCACTCTCTCACTCATGAGTCATGAGTCAAGAGTTTTGGGGCTGGCTGCGAGTTTGGGTTATGGATAGACTCATGGTCATAGAGAGCGTTTAATGCATAGACCCCGCGTGATCTTGACGTTCCCTGCACTATACTTCTTGTTTTTCATCTTAATAATTGTgaactaataagtaataaatgGACTgcttttttctctaaattatgAATGAGCTCACCTGGGCTTTTAAGCTTTAAGGCTTTTGGCTTTTGACAATTTTGCATCTTATTATTATTGCTTTTTTTGGGCAGGTGGAGTTGTGACCTGTGAACGGCaatatgttttttgtttctctgATTTGGGGTTCGTTTATATGCGTTGATGGACAGTTGATTCTTCATTATGTGTGCCAAAGTGTTTAcgatttcctttttctttttcttttcccttcttttttttttttaatctgatgTAAAGGTAGAATATTGGTTTTttatgatggtggtggtgggtacATATCACACTTAGCATACATATCAACCAATGCAGTACCAACAAACACATCTGTTTGTTAATGGCGAGATTTTTTCACAATGAGATTTCGATGCGGCGGTAATTTGTAAGTTTCAGAGAGCTCAAGTGGATTATTAAAGACCTATTATGTTCATATAATACATTTCAACAAAAACCAATATTGTCAGTAACAATGTTAACCTTTTAGTTCAGTGACTAGTtgaataaataaaccaaaaattaagTGGAATATATCAATGTTTCGGCCAAAGGAGGCAAAGCCAATAGCAAGAAAACAAATGTGCTTCccatgctctgataccaatgaagtaaaaataattagaactcccaacatgaaacaaaaaatgaaaatttaaagattcacaaaattttttatgttcatttcttttcttataacttTGGATTAGAACCTTATTGTTCCCTTATTACCTTACTGTCCCCACTCATAACCAACTATGGCCaaacatccaaacaaaattattttcaaatattttattaatagttTACTAAATACTTGGCCAAAATGAGCATTTGTCCCTTTCGCCCAAAACAAATAGTAAAATGctcttgttttgaaattatttagtaaaatactcttgttttgaaacttaatttcaaaaaaaattgagtttcaatgaaaattttgatttaatgaaAATTGAGTTACTTGCATAATGTtacatggaacttgagtttcaagtaatttttttttaaagttttttttacctataactcgattttttaaaaattaaatttttttttattattgaaacttaaattttaaaaaattgagtttaaaacaAGGTCATTACTTGTTTTTGGGGAAGGGGGACAAATATCCATTTTGGCCGTAAATACTTATTATACAACACTTTgcaagtgaaaaaaataataataataataatcattacATATTGAGAGTTAATTGGTGGCCACACAATTTACGAAAACCAGTGACTTTCTTTGCAAACTTTGAATTATAATACAATTGATAATGTACTCTAGTAACTCTACCAATACGACAATGATTGATATAGTTGTTGCCGCTGCCGCCGGTTACTTATAGTGTGGGGGGTGGGGTTTGACGACAAAATGATGTTTGTGCTTTGTGGTTTAGCTAGCCAGTCATTAGTGCATGGTATAACTATGCCGACATGATCTAAATGCCCTTTCGCATTCAGGTTCAAGGAAATATGATACTTTTATGAACTTAGGATACCTTAATTTGTATCTATCTAACTATACCGACATCTAAATAgttatatttgatttatttttaggactcctataataattatttattcttctCAAACTATCCTTAggtttaaaaatattatatcaaaaTTACCCATGCATCACTTTTACATAGCtccttacaaataaaataaaaataataattatatcaaaCGTGTATGTATGAAGTCAAATCTtctaaaataatagttttatcataaattactaaaataattaCTCCTATATGAATCATAGATAGGTGTATTTTTAGGT comes from Castanea sativa cultivar Marrone di Chiusa Pesio chromosome 3, ASM4071231v1 and encodes:
- the LOC142628002 gene encoding hydrophobic protein RCI2B-like codes for the protein MTAATCIDIILAIILPPLGVFLKFGCRVEFWICLLLTILGYIPGILYALYIITK